One segment of Primulina tabacum isolate GXHZ01 chromosome 6, ASM2559414v2, whole genome shotgun sequence DNA contains the following:
- the LOC142549380 gene encoding cysteine-rich receptor-like protein kinase 44, producing the protein MGLYSGFCGCLRRPARASKEDDADGTEDSLFFKLEELQIATNLFSELNQLGHGGFGPVYKGLLKNGQEVAVKKLSLNSRQGVTQFINEVKLLLRVQHRNLVMLLGCCAEGPEKMLVYEYLPNLSLDHFLFDKKKSLLLDWTKRFRIVKGIVSGLLYLHEEAPERIIHRDIKASNILLDEHLNPKIADFGLARLFPGDDTHLETSKISGTRGYMAPEYAMHGYLSVKTDVFSFGILILEIVSGRKNHDGSLGAGKADLVNYAWILFQAGKSLELVDASLQKFNPEEAAVCIHLGLLCCQAIVADRPEMNSIQLTLLSNSFTLPRPGKPGVHGRAGRWTTTTNTSDAFTTSTGNASIQTGANKDSDQDTGFIDEYSRNSISYSSVDEGR; encoded by the exons ATGGGATTATACTCCGGGTTTTGCGGCTGCCTGCGAAGGCCGGCGAGAGCCAGTAAAGAAGATGATGCGGATGGAACTGAAGATTCTTTGTTTTTTAAGCTTGAGGAACTTCAGATTGCCACCAATTTATTCTCGGAGTTGAATCAGCTGGGTCACGGCGGCTTTGGGCCTGTCTACAAG GGACTGTTGAAAAACGGACAAGAAGTAGCTGTAAAGAAGTTGTCCTTGAATTCAAGACAAGGCGTAACTCAATTTATAAATGAAGTTAAATTGTTGCTAAGAGTTCAGCATAGGAACTTAGTCATGTTGCTAGGATGTTGTGCAGAAGGACCTGAAAAGATGCTCGTCTATGAGTACCTACCAAACTTGAGTCTTGACCACTTTCTTTTTG ATAAAAAGAAGTCTCTACTGCTTGATTGGACAAAACGATTTCGAATAGTTAAGGGTATTGTAAGTGGTCTTCTCTATCTGCATGAAGAAGCCCCTGAAAGGATAATTCACAGAGATATTAAAGCCAGTAATATTTTGCTTGATGAGCACTTGAATCCAAAAATAGCTGATTTTGGTTTGGCAAGGCTGTTTCCAGGAGACGACACCCATTTAGAAACGTCTAAAATTTCTGGAACTCG TGGCTATATGGCTCCTGAATATGCAATGCATGGATACTTGTCTGTAAAGACTGACGTTTTTAGTTTTGGCATTTTAATTTTGGAGATTGTGAGTGGAAGGAAGAATCATGATGGATCACTTGGTGCTGGAAAGGCAGACCTTGTAAATTAT GCCTGGATACTCTTTCAAGCTGGGAAATCATTGGAACTAGTTGATGCAAGCCTACAAAAGTTCAATCCTGAAGAAGCAGCAGTGTGCATTCATTTAGGACTTTTATGCTGCCAAGCCATCGTCGCAGATAGGCCAGAAATGAATTCCATTCAGCTCACTCTTTTGAGTAATTCATTCACTTTACCTAGACCTGGAAAACCAGGTGTTCATGGTCGTGCAGGCCGATGGACTACCACGACCAATACTTCTGATGCTTTTACCACCAGTACTGGCAATGCGAGTATCCAAACTGGTGCTAATAAGGATTCAGATCAAGACACTGGTTTTATCGACGAATACTCTAGAAACTCGATTTCATATTCATCTGTGGATGAAGGTAGGTGA